A DNA window from Kitasatospora atroaurantiaca contains the following coding sequences:
- a CDS encoding Lrp/AsnC family transcriptional regulator — MSTHRPPEPGGASLDDTDRLLLNHLSRDGRASYAEIGLLANLSATAVRRRIDRLRSRGVVRGFTVVLDPALLGWQTEAFVEVYCRERTSPEELLASLRQFPEVVAAWTVTGDPDALVHLRASDTRHLEAVIERIRKEPGVQRSRSSVVLSQLIG, encoded by the coding sequence ATGAGCACGCACAGACCGCCGGAACCGGGCGGGGCCTCCCTCGACGACACGGACCGTCTCCTCCTCAACCACCTGAGCCGTGACGGCCGCGCCTCGTACGCCGAGATCGGCCTGCTGGCCAACCTCTCCGCCACCGCGGTCCGCCGCCGGATCGACCGGCTGCGCTCCCGGGGCGTGGTGCGCGGCTTCACCGTCGTCCTGGACCCGGCCCTGCTGGGCTGGCAGACCGAGGCCTTCGTCGAGGTCTACTGCCGCGAGCGCACCTCGCCGGAGGAGCTCCTGGCCAGCCTGCGGCAGTTTCCCGAGGTGGTCGCGGCCTGGACGGTGACCGGCGACCCGGACGCGCTGGTCCACCTGCGGGCCTCCGACACCCGTCACCTGGAGGCCGTCATCGAGCGCATCCGCAAGGAGCCGGGCGTTCAGCGAAGCCGCAGCTCGGTGGTG
- a CDS encoding NADP-dependent oxidoreductase, which translates to MKAIAIRRYGGPDVVEYTELPDPKVGPDSVLVRVKAAGVNPVDWKVREGYLDGILDVHFPLIMGWDVAGVVQAVGGGVTEFKPGDEVIGYVRKDTVEHGTYAELVSAPVRTLALKPAALDWAAAGGLPLAGLTAYQGLVKALRVTTGETVLIHAAAGGVGTLAVQIAGALGARVIGTAREHNHRFLRELGAEPVMYGEGLVDRVREIAPEGVDAAYDLIGGDAVEVSAQLVADPSRIASITDFGVVARGGHYVWTRPDAADLAELAKLADQGRLKVPVASTFPLAQAGSAQALNAEGRTRGKIVLLMD; encoded by the coding sequence ATGAAGGCAATCGCGATCAGGCGGTACGGCGGCCCGGACGTCGTCGAGTACACCGAACTCCCCGATCCCAAGGTCGGGCCCGACTCGGTGCTGGTGCGAGTGAAGGCCGCCGGGGTCAATCCGGTCGACTGGAAGGTCCGCGAGGGGTACCTGGACGGGATCCTGGACGTCCACTTCCCGCTGATCATGGGCTGGGACGTGGCGGGCGTGGTCCAGGCCGTCGGCGGTGGCGTCACCGAGTTCAAGCCCGGCGACGAGGTGATCGGGTACGTCCGCAAGGACACCGTCGAGCACGGCACGTACGCCGAGCTGGTCTCCGCCCCCGTGCGGACGCTCGCGCTCAAGCCGGCCGCGCTGGACTGGGCCGCGGCGGGCGGGCTGCCACTGGCCGGGCTGACCGCCTACCAGGGGCTGGTGAAGGCCCTGCGGGTCACGACCGGGGAGACCGTGCTCATCCACGCCGCGGCCGGCGGGGTCGGCACGCTGGCCGTCCAGATCGCCGGGGCGCTCGGCGCCCGGGTCATCGGCACCGCCCGGGAGCACAACCACCGCTTCCTGCGCGAGCTCGGCGCCGAGCCCGTGATGTACGGCGAGGGCCTGGTCGACCGGGTCCGGGAGATCGCGCCCGAAGGCGTGGACGCGGCGTACGACCTGATCGGGGGCGACGCCGTCGAGGTCTCGGCCCAGTTGGTGGCCGACCCGTCGAGGATCGCCTCGATCACCGACTTCGGCGTGGTCGCCCGAGGCGGGCACTACGTCTGGACCCGCCCGGACGCCGCCGATCTGGCGGAGCTGGCGAAGCTCGCCGACCAGGGCAGGCTCAAGGTGCCGGTGGCCTCCACCTTCCCGCTGGCCCAGGCCGGCAGCGCGCAGGCGCTGAACGCGGAGGGACGGACGCGCGGGAAGATCGTCCTGTTGATGGACTGA
- the nadA gene encoding quinolinate synthase NadA, with the protein MTTTIETYGVDPTPTPLALLLLGREADPNSERGVECPGDLPPASDPDLVERARAAKEKLGDRVFILGHHYQRDEVIEFADVTGDSFKLARDAAARPEAEYIVFCGVHFMAESADILTGPAQQVILPDLAAGCSMADMATAEQVAECWDVLTDAGIADITVPVSYMNSSADIKAFTGKHGGTICTSSNAKRALEWAYEQGQKVLFLPDQHLGRNTAVREMGFSLDDCVLYNPHKPNGGLTAEQLRNAKMILWRGHCSVHGRFSLDSVNDVRARIPGVTVLVHPECKHEVVAAADMVGSTEYIIKALDAAEPGSKWAIGTELNLVRRMAKAHPDKEIVFLDRAVCFCSTMNRIDLPHLVWALESLVDGRVPNVITVDPETEKYAKAALDRMLALP; encoded by the coding sequence GTGACCACCACCATCGAGACCTACGGCGTCGACCCCACCCCGACGCCGCTCGCTCTGCTGCTGCTCGGCCGCGAGGCCGACCCCAACAGCGAGCGTGGCGTCGAGTGCCCCGGCGACCTGCCGCCCGCCTCGGACCCGGACCTGGTCGAGCGCGCCCGCGCGGCCAAGGAGAAGCTCGGCGACCGGGTCTTCATCCTGGGCCACCACTACCAGCGTGACGAGGTCATCGAGTTCGCCGACGTGACCGGCGACTCGTTCAAGCTGGCCCGCGACGCCGCCGCCCGCCCGGAGGCCGAGTACATCGTCTTCTGTGGTGTGCACTTCATGGCGGAGTCCGCGGACATCCTGACCGGCCCGGCGCAGCAGGTGATCCTCCCCGACCTCGCGGCCGGCTGTTCGATGGCCGACATGGCCACCGCCGAGCAGGTCGCCGAGTGCTGGGACGTGCTCACCGACGCCGGGATCGCGGACATCACGGTCCCGGTCTCGTACATGAACTCCTCGGCCGACATCAAGGCGTTCACCGGCAAGCACGGCGGGACCATCTGCACCTCGTCCAACGCCAAGCGGGCACTCGAGTGGGCGTACGAGCAGGGCCAGAAGGTGCTCTTCCTGCCGGACCAGCACCTGGGCCGCAACACCGCCGTCCGCGAGATGGGCTTCTCGCTGGACGACTGCGTGCTCTACAACCCGCACAAGCCGAACGGCGGGCTGACCGCCGAACAGCTGCGGAACGCCAAGATGATCCTGTGGCGCGGGCACTGCTCGGTGCACGGCCGCTTCTCGCTGGACTCGGTGAACGACGTCCGTGCGCGGATCCCCGGCGTCACCGTGCTGGTGCACCCCGAGTGCAAGCACGAGGTCGTCGCGGCCGCCGACATGGTGGGCTCGACCGAGTACATCATCAAGGCGCTGGACGCCGCCGAGCCCGGCTCCAAGTGGGCCATCGGCACCGAGCTCAACCTGGTCCGCCGCATGGCGAAGGCGCACCCGGACAAGGAGATCGTCTTCCTGGACCGGGCGGTCTGCTTCTGCTCGACCATGAACCGGATCGACCTCCCGCACCTGGTCTGGGCGCTGGAGTCGCTGGTCGACGGCCGGGTGCCGAACGTGATCACCGTGGACCCGGAGACCGAGAAGTACGCCAAGGCCGCGCTGGACCGGATGCTGGCCCTGCCGTAG
- the pspAA gene encoding PspA-associated protein PspAA, translated as MIMRVMGEGQFQVGEAHLNRLNKLDDELLTALEAGDEGQFRAALGKLLDAVKEWGTPLPDDSLEPSDLILPSVDATIEEVSALLRDEGDGLIPGLPE; from the coding sequence ATGATCATGAGGGTCATGGGTGAGGGGCAGTTCCAGGTGGGCGAGGCCCATCTGAACCGGCTCAACAAGCTCGACGACGAGCTGCTCACCGCACTGGAGGCGGGGGACGAAGGACAGTTCCGGGCCGCGCTCGGAAAACTGCTGGACGCGGTGAAGGAGTGGGGCACGCCGCTGCCCGACGACTCCCTGGAGCCGTCGGACCTGATCCTGCCGAGCGTCGACGCGACGATCGAAGAGGTCAGCGCACTGCTGCGGGACGAGGGCGACGGGCTGATCCCCGGTCTGCCCGAGTGA
- a CDS encoding PspA/IM30 family protein — MSDGIMKRMGLIFRSKANKALDRAEDPRETLDYSYQKQLELLQKVRRGVADVATSRKRLELQLTQLQQQSAKYEDQGRKALSLGREDLAREALTRKANMQSQITDLEMQYQQLQAEEEKLTLASQRLQAKVDAFRTKKETIKATYTAAQAQTRIAESFSGISEEMGDVGLAIQRAEDKTAQMQARAGAIDELLASGALDDASGLGRKDDIEAELERVAGGSDVELELARMKAELTGGTPAAQPAIEQGKQDTPGTINYNK; from the coding sequence ATGAGCGACGGAATCATGAAGCGTATGGGGCTGATCTTCCGCTCCAAGGCGAACAAGGCCCTGGACCGTGCGGAGGACCCGCGAGAGACGCTCGACTACTCCTACCAGAAGCAGCTCGAACTGCTGCAGAAGGTCCGCAGGGGCGTCGCCGACGTGGCCACTTCGCGCAAGCGGCTCGAGCTCCAGCTGACGCAGCTGCAGCAGCAGTCCGCGAAGTACGAGGACCAGGGACGCAAGGCGCTCTCGCTGGGCCGCGAGGATCTCGCCCGTGAGGCGCTGACCCGCAAGGCCAACATGCAGTCCCAGATCACCGACCTGGAGATGCAGTACCAGCAGCTCCAGGCAGAGGAGGAGAAGCTCACGCTCGCCTCCCAGCGGCTGCAGGCCAAGGTGGACGCCTTCCGTACCAAGAAGGAGACCATCAAGGCCACCTACACCGCCGCCCAGGCGCAGACCCGGATCGCGGAGTCCTTCTCCGGGATCTCGGAGGAGATGGGCGACGTCGGCCTGGCCATCCAGCGGGCCGAGGACAAGACGGCCCAGATGCAGGCCCGGGCCGGCGCGATCGACGAGCTGCTCGCGTCCGGTGCGCTCGACGACGCCAGCGGTCTCGGCCGCAAGGACGACATCGAGGCCGAGCTGGAGCGCGTGGCCGGCGGCTCGGACGTGGAGCTGGAGCTGGCCCGGATGAAGGCCGAGCTCACCGGCGGCACCCCGGCGGCGCAGCCGGCGATCGAGCAGGGCAAGCAGGACACCCCAGGGACGATCAACTACAACAAGTGA
- a CDS encoding DUF3043 domain-containing protein, with protein sequence MFRRRSDDASSAATALAEQDEMTQSRDPQAKKGRPTPKRSEAEANRRTRVVVPKDRKAAAKQSRERVRSERERQRTALLEGDERYLPARDKGPVRRFARDYVDSRWSLAEFFLPYAVVVLILSVVRVPVLQLLSTMLFLAFFVLVVLDFVRLGLGLRKALAERFPDQNTRGAVAYSLMRILQMRRLRLPKPQVKRGERP encoded by the coding sequence GTGTTCCGACGCCGCTCAGATGATGCCTCCTCCGCCGCCACCGCGCTGGCCGAGCAGGACGAGATGACCCAGTCCCGCGACCCGCAGGCCAAGAAGGGCCGGCCGACGCCCAAGCGCAGTGAGGCCGAGGCCAACCGGCGTACCCGGGTGGTCGTCCCCAAGGACCGTAAGGCAGCCGCCAAGCAGAGCCGCGAGCGCGTGCGCTCCGAGCGTGAGCGGCAGCGCACCGCGCTGCTGGAGGGCGACGAGCGCTACCTCCCGGCCCGTGACAAGGGCCCGGTGCGCCGCTTCGCCCGCGACTACGTGGACTCGCGCTGGTCGCTGGCCGAGTTCTTCCTGCCGTACGCCGTGGTGGTGCTGATCCTCAGCGTCGTGCGGGTGCCCGTGCTGCAGCTGCTCTCCACCATGCTCTTCCTGGCCTTCTTCGTCCTGGTCGTGCTGGACTTCGTCCGGCTGGGCCTCGGCCTGCGCAAGGCGCTCGCCGAGCGCTTCCCCGACCAGAACACCCGCGGCGCGGTCGCCTACTCGCTGATGCGCATCCTGCAGATGCGGCGGCTGCGGCTGCCGAAGCCGCAGGTGAAGCGGGGCGAGCGGCCCTGA
- a CDS encoding methyltransferase domain-containing protein, whose amino-acid sequence MERQGGLRNLVRQELVTRQLTEQLDGLTGLRVLDVGCGQGTQALRLARAGHVVTGLDPDPVTLGAAQAALAAEPPEVRQRVRLLGGDGHQCGRWFGPRSFDVVLCHGVLMYLPDPDPMLASLARMLAPGGLLSLLVRNADALAMRPGLTGDWRTALHAFDSSRYTNRLGLPARADRLTDLATTLSEVSVPLRDWYGVRVFTDNAPEDAAPVDGRQLAQLLDAEERAGREDPYRQVAALLHVVGVK is encoded by the coding sequence TTGGAGCGGCAGGGCGGGCTGCGCAATCTGGTCCGGCAGGAGCTCGTCACCCGGCAGCTCACCGAGCAGCTCGACGGGCTGACCGGCCTGCGGGTGCTCGACGTGGGCTGCGGGCAGGGCACCCAGGCACTGCGGCTGGCGCGAGCCGGACACGTGGTGACCGGGCTCGACCCGGACCCGGTCACGCTCGGCGCCGCACAGGCCGCGCTGGCGGCCGAGCCGCCGGAGGTCCGGCAGCGCGTCCGGCTGCTGGGCGGTGACGGGCACCAGTGCGGGCGGTGGTTCGGACCGCGCAGCTTCGACGTGGTGCTCTGCCACGGCGTGCTGATGTACCTGCCCGACCCGGACCCGATGCTGGCCTCGCTGGCCCGGATGCTGGCGCCCGGCGGCCTGCTGTCGCTGCTGGTGCGCAACGCCGACGCGCTGGCCATGCGGCCCGGCCTGACCGGTGACTGGCGGACGGCGCTGCACGCCTTCGACAGCTCCCGCTACACCAACCGCCTCGGCCTGCCCGCCCGCGCGGACCGGCTCACCGACCTGGCGACCACGCTGTCGGAGGTCTCGGTGCCGCTGCGGGACTGGTACGGGGTGCGGGTCTTCACGGACAACGCCCCGGAGGACGCGGCGCCGGTGGACGGGCGGCAGCTCGCGCAGCTGCTGGACGCCGAGGAGCGGGCCGGGCGTGAGGATCCGTACCGTCAGGTGGCGGCTCTGCTGCATGTGGTGGGCGTGAAGTAG
- a CDS encoding nicotinate-nucleotide--dimethylbenzimidazole phosphoribosyltransferase, giving the protein MDTTVDLDTFSSLVERPDDSARRAAEERWQQLDKPRAGLGQLEELGSWLASVQGRSPVRPLTAAKVLLFAGDHGVASLGVSRLPAEGGTAQRVHAVLDGTAPVAVLARRYGAEVRVVDLAVDAAPEEFPDEVVRHRVRRGSGRIDVESALTLEEATRAFRAGMAVADEEADAGTDVVVLGDLGVGSTTVAAVLIGALCGTDAAAVTGRGSGIDDRVWMVKCATVRDSLRRARPVLGDQLALLAATGGADFAAITGFLLQSAVRKLPVVLDGVVSAACALVAQRIAFRAPEWWRAGQSTGEPAQAKAYDRLTLTPLQGLDVSMGEGVGALLALPLLQAAADTLAEPSAVPTVTQVATPKEPPRLPSAAELLGRV; this is encoded by the coding sequence ATGGACACGACCGTGGATCTCGATACGTTCTCCTCGCTCGTCGAGCGCCCCGACGACAGCGCCCGCCGGGCCGCCGAGGAACGCTGGCAGCAGCTGGACAAGCCGCGTGCCGGCCTCGGGCAGTTGGAGGAGCTCGGCAGCTGGCTGGCCTCCGTACAGGGCAGGTCCCCGGTGCGGCCGCTGACGGCCGCCAAGGTGCTGCTGTTCGCCGGCGACCACGGGGTGGCCTCGCTGGGGGTCTCCCGGCTGCCGGCCGAGGGCGGCACCGCGCAGCGGGTGCACGCCGTGCTGGACGGCACCGCCCCGGTGGCCGTGCTCGCGCGGCGCTACGGCGCGGAGGTCCGGGTCGTCGACCTCGCGGTGGACGCCGCTCCCGAGGAGTTCCCCGACGAGGTGGTGCGGCACCGCGTGCGCCGCGGCTCCGGCCGGATCGACGTGGAGAGCGCGCTGACCCTCGAGGAGGCCACCCGCGCCTTCCGGGCCGGTATGGCGGTCGCCGACGAGGAGGCCGACGCCGGTACGGACGTGGTGGTGCTCGGCGATCTCGGGGTCGGCTCGACCACCGTCGCCGCGGTGCTGATCGGCGCGCTCTGCGGCACCGACGCCGCGGCGGTCACCGGGCGGGGCTCGGGGATCGACGACCGGGTGTGGATGGTCAAGTGCGCGACCGTCCGGGACTCGCTGCGGCGGGCCCGTCCGGTGCTCGGTGACCAGCTGGCGCTGCTCGCCGCGACCGGCGGAGCGGACTTCGCCGCCATCACGGGCTTTCTGCTGCAGTCCGCCGTGCGCAAGCTGCCGGTTGTGCTGGACGGTGTGGTCTCGGCGGCCTGCGCGCTGGTCGCGCAGCGGATCGCGTTCCGGGCGCCGGAGTGGTGGCGGGCCGGGCAGTCGACGGGCGAGCCGGCCCAGGCGAAGGCGTACGACCGGCTGACCCTGACGCCGTTGCAGGGCCTGGACGTCTCGATGGGCGAGGGCGTCGGCGCACTGCTGGCGCTGCCGCTGCTGCAGGCCGCGGCCGACACCCTGGCCGAGCCGTCCGCCGTGCCGACGGTGACTCAGGTGGCGACGCCCAAGGAGCCGCCACGGCTGCCCAGCGCCGCGGAGCTGCTGGGCCGGGTCTGA
- a CDS encoding adenosylcobinamide-GDP ribazoletransferase: MHGLRFAFGTLSVLRVRVDRWDRPTAGRAMLCAPLVGLVLGALAAAAGALVGWRAGGLLGAVAAVAVLAALTRGLHLDGLADVADGLGSGKPAEDALRIMKQSDIGPFGVLTLVLVLLAQVAALAGQFSVSEWRGALAVLTAAVTARCALAWGCLRSVPAARPGGLGAMVAGTVPVGGALVVSAGAALGLGLAGWGEGWSALRYPAALAVGVGCSWVLLRRCVRRLDGITGDVLGAMAETAATGALVLLAMT, translated from the coding sequence GTGCACGGGCTGCGCTTCGCGTTCGGCACGCTGTCCGTGCTGCGGGTACGGGTGGACCGCTGGGACCGGCCGACGGCGGGGCGGGCGATGCTCTGCGCTCCGCTGGTCGGGCTGGTGCTGGGCGCGCTCGCGGCCGCCGCCGGGGCACTGGTCGGCTGGCGTGCGGGCGGGTTGCTCGGCGCGGTGGCGGCCGTCGCCGTCCTGGCCGCCCTGACCAGGGGCCTGCATCTGGACGGGCTCGCGGACGTCGCCGACGGTCTGGGCAGTGGGAAGCCGGCCGAGGACGCGCTGCGGATCATGAAGCAGTCGGACATCGGACCGTTCGGTGTCCTGACGCTCGTTCTGGTGCTGCTGGCCCAGGTCGCGGCACTGGCCGGGCAGTTCTCGGTCTCGGAGTGGCGCGGGGCGCTGGCCGTGCTGACCGCCGCCGTGACGGCGCGGTGCGCGCTGGCGTGGGGCTGTCTGCGCTCCGTACCCGCCGCCCGGCCCGGCGGTCTGGGGGCGATGGTGGCGGGGACGGTGCCGGTGGGCGGGGCGCTCGTGGTGTCGGCGGGTGCGGCGCTCGGGCTCGGCCTCGCGGGCTGGGGCGAGGGGTGGTCGGCGCTGCGGTACCCGGCGGCGCTTGCGGTGGGGGTCGGGTGCTCGTGGGTGCTGCTGCGGCGGTGCGTGCGGCGGCTCGACGGGATCACCGGGGATGTGCTGGGCGCGATGGCGGAGACTGCGGCGACGGGGGCGCTGGTCCTGCTGGCCATGACCTGA